One Setaria italica strain Yugu1 chromosome II, Setaria_italica_v2.0, whole genome shotgun sequence DNA segment encodes these proteins:
- the LOC105913717 gene encoding uncharacterized protein LOC105913717 produces the protein MLCGVLLGASVPPELLARIRTITLDLPAVEGLPECAVSTAGVPPEKVELKKVFGRSPFAGIVAENWLVLPVAGEHRVINAACDGHQMLIAASRRAGVEVPRAGGDGSFRGEDVAAAVRRVMVEEEGQELARNAMELT, from the exons ATGCTTTGTGGCGTATTGCTGGGCGCCTCTGTCCCGCCGGAGCTGTTGGCGCGCATCCGCACCATCACGCTGGACCTGCCAGCGGTGGAGGGACTCCCGGAATGCGCCGTGTCGACGGCCGGAGTCCCGCCGGAGAAGGTCGAGCTCAAGAAGGTGTTCGGACGGTCGCCGTTCGCCGGCATTGTCGCAGAG AACTGGTTGGTTCTGCCAGTCGCCGGCGAACACCGGGTGATAAATGCAGCATGCGACGGACACCAGATGCTAATCGCCGCATCGCGTAGGGCCGGCGTCGAGGTGCCgagggccggcggcgacgggtcGTTCCGCGGGGAGGACGTCGCGGCGGCAGTGCGGCGGGtgatggtggaggaggaaggccAGGAGCTCGCGCGCAATGCCATGGAGCTGACGTAG
- the LOC101781000 gene encoding UDP-glycosyltransferase 91C1, whose protein sequence is MAGTKDEASPLHVVAFPWLAFGHMFPYLELSKRLARRGHAVTFVSTPRNAARLGAVPPELSARLRVVALDLPEVEGLPDGAESTADVPPEKVALLKKAFDGLTAPFAELVAEACAAAAGGEGAAFSRKPDWIVLDFAQNWVLPIAEEYEIQCAIFVVVSGAFLAFTGPQNENEAHPRTTTEDYMVPPPWIPSPSTMAYRRHEAEWIAAGFRPNAAGVSDMDRFWEMERRPCCRLIFLRSCPEAEPPLFPLLTDLFAKPVVPAGLLLPDAAAADEADGACLTSDDEPTSAAMRWLDAQPQRSVIYVALGSEAPASAGHVRELALGLELSGARFLWALRLPAGGHRSGDPLLPDGFERRVAGRGVVCTGWVPQARVLAHAAVGAFLTHCGWGSTAEGLFRCGLPLVMLPFVLDQGLNARAAAARGLGVEVERDGDGGWFRGEDVAAAVRRVMVEEEGEALARNAREVQKVVGDRGRQEGYVDELVEHLQRCK, encoded by the exons ATGGCAGGCACCAAAGACGAAGCTTCTCCTCTCCACGTCGTGGCGTTCCCATGGCTGGCGTTCGGCCACATGTTCCCGTACCTCGAGCTCTCCAAGAGGCTGGCGCGGCGGGGCCACGCCGTCACCTTCGTGTCCACGCCGAGGAACGCCGCCAGGCTGGGCGCCGTTCCGCCGGAGCTGTCCGCGCGCCTCCGCGTCGTCGCGCTGGACCTGCCGGAGGTCGAGGGTCTGCCGGACGGCGCCGAGTCGACGGCCGACGTCCCGCCGGAGAAGGTCGCGCTGCTCAAGAAGGCGTTCGACGGCCTCACCGCGCCGTTCGCGGAACTCGTCGCGgaggcctgcgccgccgccgccggcggcgagggcgctgcGTTCTCGAGGAAGCCGGACTGGATCGTCCTCGACTTCGCGCAGAACTGGGTTTTGCCAATCGCCGAAGAATACGAG ATCCAGTGCGCCATCTTCGTCGTCGTGTCGGGGGCGTTCCTGGCCTTCACCGGCCCGCAGAACGAGAACGAGGCTCACCCCCGCACGACGACGGAGGACTACATGGTTCCACCACCGTGGATCCCGTCGCCCTCGACCATGGCGTACCGCCGCCACGAGGCCGAGTGGATCGCCGCCGGGTTCCGGCCGAACGCCGCCGGCGTGTCCGACATGGACCGGTTCTGGGAGATGGAGCGGCGCCCCTGCTGCCGCCTCATCTTCCTCCGCAGCTGCCCCGAGGCCGAGCCGCCGCTGTTCCCGCTCCTCACGGACCTCTTCGCCAAGCCCGtcgtccccgccggcctcctcctgcccgacgccgctgccgccgacgaAGCAGACGGCGCCTGCTTGACCAGCGACGACGAGCCCACGTCGGCCGCCATGAGATGGCTGGACGCGCAGCCTCAGCGGTCGGTCATCTACGTCGCGCTCGGGAGcgaggcgccggcgtcggcgggccACGTGCGGGAGCTCGCACTCGGTCTGGAGCTCTCCGGCGCGCGGTTCCTCTGGGCGCTCCGCCtgcccgccggcggccaccgctcCGGCGACCCGCTGCTCCCGGACGGGTTCGAGCGGCGCGTGGCGGGGCGCGGCGTGGTCTGCACGGGGTGGGTGCCGCAGGCGCGCGTGCTGGCGCACGCCGCGGTTGGCGCGTTcctgacgcactgcgggtgggGCTCCACGGCGGAGGGCCTCTTCCGGTGCGGGCTCCCGCTGGTGATGCTGCCGTTCGTGCTCGACCAGGGGCTcaacgcgcgcgccgcggcggcgcgggggctcGGCGTCGAGGTGGAgagggacggcgacggcgggtgGTTCCGTGGGGAGgacgtcgcggcggcggtgcggcgggtgatggtggaggaggagggcgaggcgCTCGCGCGCAACGCACGGGAGGTTCAGAAGGTGGTCGGGGACAGGGGGAGGCAGGAAGGGTACGTGGATGAGCTGGTCGAGCATCTGCAGCGATGCAAATGA
- the LOC101781659 gene encoding DEAD-box ATP-dependent RNA helicase 52B — MRSSWADSVANAEESAPATGAANGSVANHGNPRPTRSSYVPPHLRGRPAGGGFDAQAGSVAPGPGGPLPSAAAQPPAQAAAVGGPRWAGIVNGDGSGSVGAPRQGYGGGGSRGGGGGGGAWNSRPGGWDRRDREPDPFAKAEAEEVVFEGDNTGINFDAYEDIPVETSGHDVPPPANTFAEIDLGDALNENIRRCKYVKPTPVQRYAIPISIAGRDLMACAQTGSGKTAAFCFPIISGILKSRPPQRPRSSRTACPLALILSPTRELSVQIHEEARKFAYQTGVRVVVAYGGAPITNQLRELERGVEILVATPGRLMDLLERARVSLQNIMYLALDEADRMLDMGFEPQIRKIVEQMDMPPRGERQTMLFSATFPKEIQRMAADFLADYIFLAVGRVGSSTDLIVQRVEFVLDADKRSYLMDLLHAQKANGTHGKQALTLVFVETKRGADALEDWLYRNGFPATSIHGDRTQQEREHALRSFKSGATPILVATDVAARGLDIPHVAHVINFDLPNDIDDYVHRIGRTGRAGKSGLATAFFNESNLSLAKELSVLMQEANQEVPQWLERYAARPSYGGGGGRNRRSGGGARFGDRDFRRDRGAGGYGGGAGGYGGGGGGGYGGGSSGYGGGGYSGGGGGYGGGQGTSAWD, encoded by the exons ATGCGatcttcatgggctgactcaGTTGCGAACGCCGAGGAATCGGCGCCCGCGACTGGTGCTGCTAACGGATCCGTTGCTAATCACGGCAACCCCCGCCCCACGCGCAGCTCCTACGTCCCGCCTCACCTCCGTGGCCGTCCTGCTGGTGGTGGCTTTGATGCCCAAGCAGGCTCAGTAGCGCCAGGACCAGGTGGCCCATTGCCCTCGGCTGCTGCACAGCCTCCTGCTCAGGCTGCTGCTGTTGGTGGCCCTCGCTGGGCTGGGATTGTTAATGGTGATGGCAGTGGCAGTGTGGGTGCTCCTCGCCAGGgctatggtggtggtggtagccgtggtggtgggggcggtggtggtgcctgGAACTCCCGTCCTGGGGGTTGGGACCGCAGGGACCGCGAGCCGGATCCTTTTGCCAAGGCTGAGGCAGAAGAAGTTGTCTTCGAGGGCGATAACACTGGCATCAATTTTGATGCCTATGAAGACATCCCTGTTGAGACCAGTGGCCACGATGTACCTCCACCGGCCAACACATTTGCAGAGATTGATTTGGGTGATGCGCTGAATGAGAATATCCGGAGGTGCAAGTATGTGAAACCAACACCGGTGCAGCGTTATGCCATCCCAATCTCCATTGCTGGGCGGGATCTTATGGCCTGCGCGCAGACTGGGTCTGGAAAGACTGCAGCCTTCTGTTTCCCAATCATCAGTGGCATCTTGAAGTCAAGGCCACCGCAGAGGCCCCGTAGTTCAAGGACTGCGTGTCCTCTGGCTCTGATCTTATCTCCCACTCGTGAGCTTTCAGTCCAA ATCCATGAAGAAGCAAGGAAGTTTGCATATCAGACTGGTGTCAGAGTTGTGGTTGCGTATGGAGGTGCACCAATAACAAATCAG CTGAGGGAGTTAGAGAGAGGTGTTGAAATCCTGGTGGCAACTCCTGGACGCTTAATGGATCTGTTGGAGAGGGCTAGAGTCTCACTGCAAAACATCATGTACTTAGCTCTCGATGAAGCTGATCGGATGCTTGATATGGGTTTTGAGCCACAGATACGTAAAATTGTTGAGCAGATGGACATGCCTCCACGTGGCGAGAGGCAGACGATGTTGTTTAGTGCTACATTCCCAAAAGAGATACAG AGGATGGCTGCTGATTTCCTTGCTGATTACATCTTTCTTGCTGTTGGGAGAGTTGGTTCAAGTACTGATTTGATTGTTCAGAGGGTGGAGTTTGTCCTTGATGCAGACAAACGTAGCTACCTCATGGACCTTCTTCATGCACAGAAGGCTAATGGTACACATGGGAAG CAAGCTCTTACTTTGGTCTTCGTGGAGACAAAGAGGGGCGCTGATGCTCTGGAGGACTGGCTCTACAGAAATGGCTTCCCTGCAACTAGCATTCATGGAGACAGGACACAACAG GAAAGGGAACATGCTCTTAGATCGTTCAAGAGTGGAGCAACTCCCATTCTTGTGGCGACTGACGTCGCTGCTCGTGGCCTTGACATACCACATGTTGCTCATGTGATCAATTTTGACCTCCCAAATGATATAGATGACTATGTCCATCGGATAGGAAGGACTGGGCGTGCAGGCAAATCTGGCCTGGCGACAGCATTTTTCAATGAGAGCAACCTTTCTCTGGCAAAGGAGTTGAGTGTGCTCATGCAAGAGGCCAACCAGGAGGTTCCTCAGTGGCTTGAGCGCTACGCTGCCCGTCCATCCTAcggaggtggtggcggtagaAACCGCAGATCAGGTGGTGGTGCCAGATTTGGCGACCGCGATTTCCGACGAGACAGGGGTGCCGGTGGGTATGGTGGTGGCGCCGGTGgttatggtggtggtggtggtggtggatatGGTGGAGGGTCATCGGgatatggtggtggtggctatTCCGGCGGGGGTGGCGGCTATGGTGGTGGTCAGGGTACGAGCGCTTGGGACTGA